A genome region from Megalobrama amblycephala isolate DHTTF-2021 linkage group LG16, ASM1881202v1, whole genome shotgun sequence includes the following:
- the paf1 gene encoding RNA polymerase II-associated factor 1 homolog isoform X2, whose translation MAPTIQTQAQREDGHRSAHRSVPERSGVVCRVKYGNSLPDIPFDPKFITYPFDQHRFVQYKATSLEKQHKHELLTEPDLGVTIDLINPDTYRIDPSILLDPADEKLLEEEITAPSSSKRSQQHAKVVPWMRKTEYISTEFNRYGVSNEKVEVKIGVSVKQQFTEEEIYKDRDSQIAAIEKTFEDAQKSIAQHYSKPRVTPVEVLPVFPDFKMWINPCAQVIFDSDPAPKDVSAPAGVDMMSQAMIRGMMDEEGNQFVAYFLPNEDTMRKRKRDVEEDLEYMPDEVYDYKIAREYNWNVKNKASKGYEENYFFIFRDGDGVYYNELETRVRLSKRRAKVGAQSSTNAVLVCKHRDMNEKELEAQEARKAQLENHEPEDEEEELDLEKDMQDSGEEREKASDSDNSESESEREDEERPADEDEEEDEEGRKRRERKSSGSESGEDRDAARDEEEIFGSDDDSEDDEGGRARSNSSSVQHSGSERASDSSDASDSD comes from the exons ATGGCTCCTACTATACAGACGCAGGCGCAGCGCGAGGACGGACACCG TTCAGCACACAGAAGCGTCCCAGAGAG GTCTGGAGTTGTGTGCAGAGTGAAATATGGAAACAGTCTTCCGGATATCCCGTTTGATCCGAAGTTCATCACATATCCGTTCGACCAGCACAG GTTTGTGCAGTATAAAGCCACATCACTAGAGAAGCAACACAAACATGAGCTGCTCACCGAACCGGATCTGGGCGTCACCATCGACCTTATCAACCCTGATACATACCGCATCGACCCCAGCA TTTTGTTGGATCCTGCTGATGAGAAACTGCTGGAGGAGGAAATCACGGCTCCGTCCAGCTCAAAGAG gtcGCAGCAGCATGCGAAAGTGGTGCCGTGGATGAGGAAGACGGAGTACATCTCCACCGAGTTCAACAGATACGGCGTCTCCAACGAGAAGGTGGAAGTCAA GATCGGTGTGTCCGTGAAGCAGCAGTTCACAGAGGAGGAGATCTACAAAGACAGAGACAGTCAGATCGCTGCCATTGAGAAAACCTTTGAAGACGCACAGAAATCC ATTGCCCAGCATTACAGCAAACCCAGAGTCACGCCTGTGGAGGTGCTGCCCGTCTTCCCAGACTTCAAG ATGTGGATTAATCCGTGCGCTCAAGTCATCTTTGATTCAGATCCAGCACCTAAAGATGTTTCTGCTCCAGCGGGAGTGGACATGATGTCACAGGCCATGATCAG GGGTATGATGGACGAGGAGGGGAATCAGTTTGTGGCTTACTTCCTTCCCAACGAGGACACGATGCGCAAACGCAAGAGAGACGTGGAGGAGGATCTGGAGTACATGCCTGATGAAGt atACGATTATAAAATCGCTCGCGAGTACAACTGGAACGTGAAGAACAAGGCCAGTAAAGGATACGAGGAGAACTACTTCTTCATCTTCAGAGACGGAGACGGTGTTTATTACAACGAGCTGGAGACCAG ggTGCGTCTGAGCAAACGGCGAGCGAAGGTTGGTGCTCAGTCGTCCACAAACGCTGTGCTGGTGTGCAAACACAGAGACATGAACGAGAAAGAGCTGGAGGCTCAG gaggCTCGCAAGGCTCAGCTGGAGAACCACGAGCCAGAGGATGAAGAGGAGGAGCTGGACCTGGAGAAAGACATGCAGGACTCTG GCGAGGAGCGAGAGAAGGCTAGCGACTCCGACAACTCAGAGAGCGAGTCTGAGCGTGAGGATGAGGAGCGGCCGGCTGACGAAGACGAGGAGGAGGACGAGGAGGGCCGCAAGCGGCGCGAGAGGAAAAGCAGCGGCAGCGAGAGCGGCGAGGACCGGGACGCTGCGCGTGACGAGGAGGAGATCTTCGGCAGCGATGATGACAGCGAGGATGATGAGGGTGGGCGAGCGAGgagcaacagcagcagcgtcCAGCACAGCGGCAGCGAGAGAGCGTCAGACTCCAGCGACGCCAGCGACAGCGATTGA
- the paf1 gene encoding RNA polymerase II-associated factor 1 homolog isoform X1 → MAPTIQTQAQREDGHRSSAHRSVPERSGVVCRVKYGNSLPDIPFDPKFITYPFDQHRFVQYKATSLEKQHKHELLTEPDLGVTIDLINPDTYRIDPSILLDPADEKLLEEEITAPSSSKRSQQHAKVVPWMRKTEYISTEFNRYGVSNEKVEVKIGVSVKQQFTEEEIYKDRDSQIAAIEKTFEDAQKSIAQHYSKPRVTPVEVLPVFPDFKMWINPCAQVIFDSDPAPKDVSAPAGVDMMSQAMIRGMMDEEGNQFVAYFLPNEDTMRKRKRDVEEDLEYMPDEVYDYKIAREYNWNVKNKASKGYEENYFFIFRDGDGVYYNELETRVRLSKRRAKVGAQSSTNAVLVCKHRDMNEKELEAQEARKAQLENHEPEDEEEELDLEKDMQDSGEEREKASDSDNSESESEREDEERPADEDEEEDEEGRKRRERKSSGSESGEDRDAARDEEEIFGSDDDSEDDEGGRARSNSSSVQHSGSERASDSSDASDSD, encoded by the exons ATGGCTCCTACTATACAGACGCAGGCGCAGCGCGAGGACGGACACCG AAGTTCAGCACACAGAAGCGTCCCAGAGAG GTCTGGAGTTGTGTGCAGAGTGAAATATGGAAACAGTCTTCCGGATATCCCGTTTGATCCGAAGTTCATCACATATCCGTTCGACCAGCACAG GTTTGTGCAGTATAAAGCCACATCACTAGAGAAGCAACACAAACATGAGCTGCTCACCGAACCGGATCTGGGCGTCACCATCGACCTTATCAACCCTGATACATACCGCATCGACCCCAGCA TTTTGTTGGATCCTGCTGATGAGAAACTGCTGGAGGAGGAAATCACGGCTCCGTCCAGCTCAAAGAG gtcGCAGCAGCATGCGAAAGTGGTGCCGTGGATGAGGAAGACGGAGTACATCTCCACCGAGTTCAACAGATACGGCGTCTCCAACGAGAAGGTGGAAGTCAA GATCGGTGTGTCCGTGAAGCAGCAGTTCACAGAGGAGGAGATCTACAAAGACAGAGACAGTCAGATCGCTGCCATTGAGAAAACCTTTGAAGACGCACAGAAATCC ATTGCCCAGCATTACAGCAAACCCAGAGTCACGCCTGTGGAGGTGCTGCCCGTCTTCCCAGACTTCAAG ATGTGGATTAATCCGTGCGCTCAAGTCATCTTTGATTCAGATCCAGCACCTAAAGATGTTTCTGCTCCAGCGGGAGTGGACATGATGTCACAGGCCATGATCAG GGGTATGATGGACGAGGAGGGGAATCAGTTTGTGGCTTACTTCCTTCCCAACGAGGACACGATGCGCAAACGCAAGAGAGACGTGGAGGAGGATCTGGAGTACATGCCTGATGAAGt atACGATTATAAAATCGCTCGCGAGTACAACTGGAACGTGAAGAACAAGGCCAGTAAAGGATACGAGGAGAACTACTTCTTCATCTTCAGAGACGGAGACGGTGTTTATTACAACGAGCTGGAGACCAG ggTGCGTCTGAGCAAACGGCGAGCGAAGGTTGGTGCTCAGTCGTCCACAAACGCTGTGCTGGTGTGCAAACACAGAGACATGAACGAGAAAGAGCTGGAGGCTCAG gaggCTCGCAAGGCTCAGCTGGAGAACCACGAGCCAGAGGATGAAGAGGAGGAGCTGGACCTGGAGAAAGACATGCAGGACTCTG GCGAGGAGCGAGAGAAGGCTAGCGACTCCGACAACTCAGAGAGCGAGTCTGAGCGTGAGGATGAGGAGCGGCCGGCTGACGAAGACGAGGAGGAGGACGAGGAGGGCCGCAAGCGGCGCGAGAGGAAAAGCAGCGGCAGCGAGAGCGGCGAGGACCGGGACGCTGCGCGTGACGAGGAGGAGATCTTCGGCAGCGATGATGACAGCGAGGATGATGAGGGTGGGCGAGCGAGgagcaacagcagcagcgtcCAGCACAGCGGCAGCGAGAGAGCGTCAGACTCCAGCGACGCCAGCGACAGCGATTGA
- the socs9 gene encoding suppressor of cytokine signaling 9: MSLPEEAGDRGKERERGARPKVRQSRSEERRDGGRRKPGRGKKKSHPSHDLTSARPVSDGFEYGDLLNESSEGGSSSPVREHRRRQVLGSSGSLLSERVSAKLSLGSPDLSSDSDSKSSGSSRTLRQKIQDAVGQCFPIKTHSQGLSHSPSSSRRKIHISELMLDSCPFPAGSDLAQKWYLIKQHTAPISQAPVLDSVAPAALVTPVEDEEDRLRERRRISIEQGVEPPPNAQIHTFEVTAQINPLYKLGPKLAHGMNELAGDERATLHQLLLQSCLDTLDEVAASTAASDFDLDAGAAASPSSQVQMDSPKSQDIQHRIHTQIDYIHCLVPDLLQIINLPCYWGVMDRYQAETLLEGKPEGTFLLRDSAQEDYLFSVSFRRYGRSLHARIEQWNHNFSFDVHDPSVFHAPTVTGLLEHYKDPNSCMFFEPLLSNPIHRTQPFSLQHICRAAISSCTTYDGINALPLPNALKEHLKEYHYKQRVRIRRLDTWWE, translated from the coding sequence ATGTCTCTGCCTGAGGAAGCAGGGGATCGTGGGAAAGAGCGAGAGCGCGGAGCCCGTCCGAAAGTGCGTCAGAGCCGTTCTGAAGAGAGAAGAGACGGAGGGAGGAGAAAGCCCGGGAGAGGGAAAAAGAAAAGCCACCCGTCGCATGACCTGACCTCCGCACGGCCTGTGAGCGACGGCTTCGAGTACGGCGATCTGCTGAACGAGTCCAGCGAGGGTGGTTCGTCCTCTCCGGTGAGGGAGCACAGGAGACGGCAGGTCCTGGGATCATCTGGATCCCTGCTATCTGAAAGAGTTTCCGCCAAACTATCTCTCGGTTCGCCCGACCTCAGCAGCGACTCAGACAGCAAGTCATCCGGAAGTAGCCGAACGCTTCGGCAGAAGATCCAGGACGCAGTGGGCCAGTGTTTCCCCATCAAGACCCACAGCCAAGGCCTGTCACACTCGCCCTCCTCCTCACGCCGCAAGATCCACATCAGCGAGCTCATGCTGGACAGTTGCCCGTTCCCCGCCGGCTCCGATCTGGCTCAGAAGTGGTACCTCATTAAGCAGCACACGGCTCCCATTTCTCAAGCGCCCGTCCTGGATTCCGTCGCTCCTGCTGCACTTGTGACGCCGGTGGAGGATGAGGAGGACCGCTTACGGGAAAGACGAAGGATAAGCATCGAGCAAGGAGTTGAGCCGCCTCCCAATGCCCAGATCCACACGTTCGAGGTGACGGCCCAAATCAACCCTCTCTACAAACTGGGACCCAAGCTAGCTCACGGGATGAATGAGTTAGCCGGAGACGAGCGTGCAACGCTGCACCAGCTTCTCCTGCAGAGTTGTTTGGACACCTTGGATGAGGTTGCGGCGTCAACCGCGGCGTCTGATTTCGACTTGGACGCCGGCGCTGCCGCGTCTCCATCCTCCCAAGTCCAAATGGACAGTCCCAAATCGCAAGACATACAGCATCGGATTCACACTCAAATCGACTACATCCACTGCCTGGTGCCCGACCTGCTGCAGATCATCAACCTGCCCTGCTACTGGGGTGTTATGGACCGCTACCAAGCGGAGACGCTTCTGGAAGGCAAACCCGAAGGCACGTTCCTGCTGCGCGACTCGGCGCAAGAAGACTACCTCTTCTCCGTCAGCTTCCGACGCTACGGCCGCTCGCTGCATGCACGCATCGAGCAGTGGAACCACAACTTCAGCTTCGACGTGCACGACCCCAGCGTTTTCCACGCACCTACCGTCACCGGCCTGCTGGAGCACTACAAGGATCCCAACTCCTGCATGTTCTTCGAGCCGCTGTTGTCCAACCCCATCCACCGGACGCAGCCCTTCAGCTTGCAGCACATCTGCCGCGCCGCCATCAGCAGCTGCACCACTTACGACGGGATCAACGCGCTGCCGCTGCCCAACGCGCTGAAGGAGCACCTGAAGGAGTACCACTACAAGCAGCGTGTGCGCATACGCAGACTGGACACGTGGTGGGAGTGA